In the genome of Deltaproteobacteria bacterium, the window GAAGCGAATGATGTACAGTGGCAAGAGCGTGGTGTGTATGCCAAGTTGCTGTTCGAATCGCTCGCACCTTCAGACCAAGAAGGCAACATGCGGATTACGACGGTATATGATGATGAGAACGTGGCGAACGATGAGCTGAGCTACAGCCCATCAAACCGTCGTACGCGTAAAAGTTACATGAACATGCTCGCACGTATGGGCGGCGGCCGTTACGACGTCCTCGCTGAAGAGCAGCCGCCATTCTACTTCATTGGCTATCTGCACGAATACAACTGGAACTATAAAGGCGAGCAGGCGATGTTAGTGCCAGGGTTCCTGCGTGCCGATCATTTGACCTTTGGTGGCAAAAATAACTGGTATCCGAATGTACCGTGGGAGTTGCGTCGGGTCATCACACTTGAAGTGACACCGAAAGGACCACATCCATATGGAAGGCGGGTCTACTATCTTGATGCGCAAACCTATACGCCGTTCTACGTGTTAAGTTACGATCCGCAAGGAACCTTTGTTCGATTTTCCGTAATCACCCATGGAAACCCTGATTTTTCTCCTGGCGCACGCGGGGTTCGACTTCCGGTTCCGTTGGGCGCTACCTGGGTTAACGTCGTTCACCATCATGCCTCACAAATGGTTGCTGGTAATCCGCTCTTTAAGCAGAATTACTCGCCGCGTCGGTTTGAGCTGATGGAGTTGCTGCGTAGAGGAAAATAGACCACAAAACGAATGGGAGACGAGGAGAAAGGGAGACGTTCTCTTCCTTTCTCTACTCTCCGCTTCCCCGTTTCTGCTCTTGCGCTCATTCCTGATTTTCAAGTCGTCTGACTTTCCGCGACTCCAAACTCTCCACTTGCTTTGTTTTCCTCTAGCCTCCAGCCTGAAGCCTATAGCCTGATCCCGTCTTCCCTACCAGCCTTCGACCTTTAGCCTATAACTGTATCGTCTCTCCTTTCTCTCCCTCGCTGCTCTCTGCTACGTTAAGGAACAAGAGAATATCTAACGGAGTGACTACCGCCTATGAAAAGAATCATCGTTCGCCTGCTAGCAGCGATTGGTGCTGCTACTGTCGTCTTTATGCTGTTGGGCATCCTCAGCATGAGCTTGTTACTGCGGCGCCTTACCGGAGATGGCATTCCGGCGAAAACCGTGCTGGAACTTAACTTGGAGCACGGACTGATCGAATACGTGCCCGAGGATCGGATGGTGGGGATTTTTTCACGGAGAGCTCCCACCCTTCGTGACGTTACTGATGCGCTCGAAGAAGCCGCGCGCGATAAACGTGTCGTAGCGGTGTTGGCTCGGGTGGGGAGTCATGGCCTTGGGTTAGCGCAGATTCAAGAAGTGCGTGGTGCTGTAGCTGCCTTTCGAGAATCCGGGAAACCGACGATTGCATATGCTGAGACCTTTGGCGAAGCAGGGCCGGGAACCGGGGCGTATTATCTGGCGACTGCTTTCGAGCACGTCTATCTACAACCGTCTGGTGATGTTGGTCTCTCAGGGTTGATCGTTGAGTCCCCATTTATTCGTGGCACTCTCGATAAAATCGGCTTAGAGCCGCGCTTTGCCCAACGACGTGAGTATAAGAATGCCATGAATGTCTTCACCGAACGAAAATTCACTCCACCTCATCGCGAGGCGACACAGAAAGTAATCGATTCCCAATTTGGACAGATCGTCAGAGGGATTGCTGAGGCTCGCTCACTCAGTGATGAAACTGTCCGTGCACTCGTCAGCAAAGGCCCACTGACAGGTCAACTCGCGCTCGACAATAAACTCATCGATGGCCTTGCGTACCGCGATGAAGTCGTTGCGACCCTCAAGGAAAAATTCGGTAAGGACATCAAACCTCTTTCATTCACCAAATATGTTGCTCGGACAGAGCGGCCACACGAACAAGGGGACACTATTGCGCTGATCTATGGCGTTGGCGCTGTACAACGCGGCAAAGGTGGGTACGATCCAATGTCCGGCAGTGTGAGTATGGGGGCTGATTCGGTGACTGCGGCTTTTCGGGCGGCGGTAGAAGGTAAGGATGTCAAAGCTATTCTGTTCCGCATCGATAGCCCAGGGGGATCGTATGTCGCTTCGGATACGATCTGGCGCGAGACACTGCGAGCAAAAGAAGCTGGCAAACCAGTGATTGCCTCGATGGGGAATGTTGCTGGTTCGGGTGGGTATTTTGTTGCTATGGCAGCGGACAAAATCGTTGCCCAGCCAGGAACGATTACTGGGTCCATCGGCGTCCTATCGGGAAAAATGCTCACCAATAAGTTCTGGGACAAAGTCGGTGTGTCGTGGGACGAGGTCCACACGACTGAAAACGCGTTACTCTGGACGAGTCGGCATGATTACTCTCCCGCTCAGTGGACACAATTTGAAGCGTCGCTTGATCGCATTTACGATGACTTTACCAGCAAAGCTGCGCAGGGCAGGAATCTTCCCAAAGAGAAGATCCTGGCTGCGGCAAAAGGGCGCATCTGGACTGGAGAAGACGCGAAGACGCTTGGGCTTGTTGATGAACTTGGTGGATTGTCGTTGGCGTTGCATCTGGCAAAAGAAGCGGCTGGGATCACTGCGGATACCGATGTTCAACTCGAAGTGTTTCCACGCGAGAAGCCGAGTTTGCGCCAGGTGTTGATGGAGCGTCTCTTTGAAGATGAAACTGAGGAAGAAGAGGATATGGCCATGCCAACGGACGCGTTCGTCCAAAGTATGCAGAAGCTGCAGCCATTGCTGCGGCTCGTCCACCAACTTGGGTTAACTGCTACACCTGGAGTGTTGAGCATGCCGGAAGTCGAACCCGTGCAATAAACGCCTATTCGGATACACTTATCCTCATGTCATGTTAAGCCCTTCGACAAGCTCAGGACAGGCTACGCGAAACAGCTCTCTTCAGCGTTTTACGAGAGATTCTTCACTCCGTTCAGAATGACAGTGGCGACGGAATATGGTTATCCGGAAAGGGAGGAAGTTCTGTTCATGAATGAGTACGGACGGGTTGGTGCATCCTTCTACGACTTCCATTCGCTCGGCGTAGAAGGTGATGTGCAGTTCTACCTCGAGGAAGCACGCAAGGCTCACGCACCCGTGTTAGAAATAGGCTGCGGCACTGGACGGATTCTCTTACCGATAGCACAGGCGGGTGCTCCGGTCGTTGGCCTCGATCGTTCTGCAGATATGCTCGCCGTCTTGCGGCAGAAACTCGCGAGATTAGGTCCGGATGTGCAGGCGCGGGTTGAACTCTTCGAAGGCGACATGCGCGATTTCTCGCTGGATCGACAATTCAAGCTCATCACCATTCCCTATCGCGCTTTCTTGCACTTGCTGACACCAAAGGCGCAACGACAGGCGTTAGAATGCATCCGTGAGCATTTGGCGGATGATGGACATTTGATTCTCAACATTTTTGACCCGAGCCTCGAAATGATTACCTCCTCTCTCGGCTTGGCTGGGGTGACGTTGAAGCGAGATACCGAGTTTATTCACCCGGAAACCGGTAATCAGGTGATTGTCTGGTATACTGGCCAATATGACCCTGAGGTTCAGCTCTTGACCGCATATTTCATCTTTGAAGAGATCGATAAAGACGGAAAAGTCATTCAAAAGACATACAACCCGCTCTCTCTTCGGTATGTGTATCGCTATGAAATGCGTTACCTGTTGGAATTGAGCGGTTATAAAGTCGAATCTCTTTACGGTGATTTCCAACGCGGACCGTTTCGCTACGGTGGGGAACGGATCTGGGTAGTACGAAAAGCGTAAATTTTTTCGCGTCTTCTTCAGATTTTTTCTGCCGTCACGATATAATACAGTACGACTCTGCACCGAGGGGGTTGGGGAATCTTCCGCAGAGCCAAACGAGGCTGCAGTGATAGACGAAAAGGGCAAGAGTTTCTACTACTGTACAAATTGTGAACAAAAGATCGCCACGCTAGCGACTGGTGTGTGTCCGCTATGTAATTCACAAGCTGTTATGCCTGTTGGCTGGGGGCAGGTCTCGACCCAGGAACGGACAGAGTGGTTCAAGCGCATTCATGGTGGGCGGCGGAGCATGCCGACACGATCAAGTCGCTCCAAAAATGAATCGCAAGAAACAGGAAAGTCTGACCTCTAACCCGCTGAGACAAGGGGCTCTGCGCCCCTTGTTCGTACAGTGCCCTCCTACGCCGCCAGGCGTCGACTGCCTTGCGCAACCGGTTTCTCTGGGTCCATCGCAAAGCGCAACTTGGGCAGGTCGGTATCACAACGACAGAACGTTGCATGCATAGCGTTGGTACACTGCAATTTGCCATCCGCTCCCCATGCGTCAGATTGCAAAGAGAGGAGGAGCGGCTTACCGCGATGCGCGTTGTGAAAGACATATTCGGGATCGATTTGTACGACCAGCGCGGTTTCTTTGCCGTTTTCATTTATTCGAGCCAAATGGAGACTATCTAAGTAGGTCACGTCACTACCAGAGATAAACTCTGGATTCTCCAACGCCATATCCAAAATGGTCTGGCCTCCGCGAACGACCTTGCCAATAACCCGATCATGCCGTGACTGGAGGGTGATATCCGCAACGCCGATCGAGAATCCCCAGCGTGTCCGTAGCTCATTTGCGGCTTTCTCCGAGTCGCTATACGCTCCTAACAGATATCCACGTGGGCGGATGCCGGCCCGAACCACGAGGCGGACCTGGCTCAGCATAAACGGCCCAGCTGGGCTGTCGGGAAAACGTGTCACTGAAAGTGTAACATACGGGGGAATACTCGGGTGCAACGCTGGCGGGACCAGCCATTCCGCTGGTCCCTCAACCACTTCAAACGCGAGGTGAAGAATCTCGGCATTCTTAAGCGTCCATGTATCAGTATCGAAGCCACTCATCAGTGGTGCGCGCGCTGCTGCAGCCTGCATGTCTTGCTTTCCGAAGAGCGGCATTAGCGGCTTCCTCCTGCTGCGGCACGTGCCTGAGAGCCAGCAAATGCGGGCATGACTTCCTTGGCAAACAGCCGCAAGCTGTTGAGCACCTGTTCTTGAGGGATAATTTCCGCGGCGTTGAGCAGGAAATTCACGCGATCAACCCCACACGCTTCCCACTTGCGTAATTCACCGATCAAGTGCGCGGGATTGCCGACCGCGATCCCTTCGGGTGCTTTTGCTGCTTCTCCAGGGGCTGAGGCTTGGCGCCGCAGTGAAGGCAACAAACCAGCCGATGGATACGACTTGGTCGGGAACGCTTCCTTGGCCATATCGAGTTGCGCAGCCAGGTAGTTAAAGTGTTGAATCATACGCATGCCGGTTTTGGTGCCGGTTTCGTTGTCCTCATGACAATAGAGGAAATTGACCGTGTTCATTTGGTTGTTGACGAAACCACCAACCGGATTGCAATTCTGAATACGCCGGCGATACTCCTTTACCTTCGCTTCTTGCTCAGCAAATGACGTAAAGGTCACGCCTAAGCTGCCAATGCCACGATCTGCGGCATCGAGTTCAGTGCCAGGGCTGGTGACAGCCACCCACATCGGCGGATGCGGTTTCTGGTACGGCTTTGGTAACACGGCCCGTGATGGCATGGAGAAATAGCGACCTTCATAGCTGAAGCGCTCTTGCATCCACATTTTGGGAATACAGTGGACGAATTCGTCCCAGCTTTTCTTGGTTTCATCGAGATTGGCGCGAAAACCACCAAGTTCCGTCCATGTCGCTGAACGACCAGTCCCGAACTCTAGACGGCCACCAGAGAGAATATCGAGGACAGCAGCACGTTCAGCGATACGAATCGGATGGTTAAATTCTGGGACACAAATCACGATGCCATGCCCCACATGGATATCTTTCGTCTGCATCGCACAAGCAGTGAGAAATAATTCCGGTGCAGAGCAGTGTGAGTATTCTTCAAGGAAGTGATGCTCCACTGCCCACACCTGGTCAAAACCAAGTTCATCGGCAAGACGCACCTGCTCAAGGGCGTTCATGTACACCTTACGTTCAGCTTCTTGGTCCCACGGACGCGGAACTGACAGTTCGTAAAAAATGCCGAATTTCATGGCAACCTCCTTTGTTTACAAGCAGTCAGCAATCAGCTGTTAGCTATCAGCTTTTCCTGTCTTGCTGACAACTGACCGCTGAAAGCCGATAGCCTCATTCTGCTTTAGCGCATTTTGCGCCTTAGTAAAGAGGGAAGGGGATACGCGTAGGCCGGGATAAGCGCAGCGTTTCCG includes:
- a CDS encoding DUF1329 domain-containing protein — translated: MRKAYVWVAIVCGTLACGQQVGAEMVVAEALRSTFYPYSQETVRYEGITPGLTIGQQNWQVAEKILPSEILKTLQAGDFTITVQETTDLPVREAYVAATEQYANSVSLDGGYKVNSYQGGRPFPVIDPADPRAGEKIAWNFRYRDLPDSMEMRGTMQGVNNAGTIDRSNIGRMRFRFGMHRVGEEANDVQWQERGVYAKLLFESLAPSDQEGNMRITTVYDDENVANDELSYSPSNRRTRKSYMNMLARMGGGRYDVLAEEQPPFYFIGYLHEYNWNYKGEQAMLVPGFLRADHLTFGGKNNWYPNVPWELRRVITLEVTPKGPHPYGRRVYYLDAQTYTPFYVLSYDPQGTFVRFSVITHGNPDFSPGARGVRLPVPLGATWVNVVHHHASQMVAGNPLFKQNYSPRRFELMELLRRGK
- the sppA gene encoding signal peptide peptidase SppA — protein: MKRIIVRLLAAIGAATVVFMLLGILSMSLLLRRLTGDGIPAKTVLELNLEHGLIEYVPEDRMVGIFSRRAPTLRDVTDALEEAARDKRVVAVLARVGSHGLGLAQIQEVRGAVAAFRESGKPTIAYAETFGEAGPGTGAYYLATAFEHVYLQPSGDVGLSGLIVESPFIRGTLDKIGLEPRFAQRREYKNAMNVFTERKFTPPHREATQKVIDSQFGQIVRGIAEARSLSDETVRALVSKGPLTGQLALDNKLIDGLAYRDEVVATLKEKFGKDIKPLSFTKYVARTERPHEQGDTIALIYGVGAVQRGKGGYDPMSGSVSMGADSVTAAFRAAVEGKDVKAILFRIDSPGGSYVASDTIWRETLRAKEAGKPVIASMGNVAGSGGYFVAMAADKIVAQPGTITGSIGVLSGKMLTNKFWDKVGVSWDEVHTTENALLWTSRHDYSPAQWTQFEASLDRIYDDFTSKAAQGRNLPKEKILAAAKGRIWTGEDAKTLGLVDELGGLSLALHLAKEAAGITADTDVQLEVFPREKPSLRQVLMERLFEDETEEEEDMAMPTDAFVQSMQKLQPLLRLVHQLGLTATPGVLSMPEVEPVQ
- a CDS encoding class I SAM-dependent methyltransferase, with translation MTVATEYGYPEREEVLFMNEYGRVGASFYDFHSLGVEGDVQFYLEEARKAHAPVLEIGCGTGRILLPIAQAGAPVVGLDRSADMLAVLRQKLARLGPDVQARVELFEGDMRDFSLDRQFKLITIPYRAFLHLLTPKAQRQALECIREHLADDGHLILNIFDPSLEMITSSLGLAGVTLKRDTEFIHPETGNQVIVWYTGQYDPEVQLLTAYFIFEEIDKDGKVIQKTYNPLSLRYVYRYEMRYLLELSGYKVESLYGDFQRGPFRYGGERIWVVRKA
- a CDS encoding LLM class flavin-dependent oxidoreductase, which produces MKFGIFYELSVPRPWDQEAERKVYMNALEQVRLADELGFDQVWAVEHHFLEEYSHCSAPELFLTACAMQTKDIHVGHGIVICVPEFNHPIRIAERAAVLDILSGGRLEFGTGRSATWTELGGFRANLDETKKSWDEFVHCIPKMWMQERFSYEGRYFSMPSRAVLPKPYQKPHPPMWVAVTSPGTELDAADRGIGSLGVTFTSFAEQEAKVKEYRRRIQNCNPVGGFVNNQMNTVNFLYCHEDNETGTKTGMRMIQHFNYLAAQLDMAKEAFPTKSYPSAGLLPSLRRQASAPGEAAKAPEGIAVGNPAHLIGELRKWEACGVDRVNFLLNAAEIIPQEQVLNSLRLFAKEVMPAFAGSQARAAAGGSR